From Enhydrobacter sp., the proteins below share one genomic window:
- the greA gene encoding transcription elongation factor GreA — translation MEKVPMTAEGLRRLADELKQLKSVERPAIIKAIAAAREHGDLSENAEYTSARERQGFIEGRIAEVEDIISRAEVIDFSKLSGKVVKFGATVKLADEDTDEKVKYQIVGPYEADLAKGRISVTSPIGRALIGKTVGDTVEVQTPRGARSYEVVGVQFK, via the coding sequence ATGGAAAAGGTGCCGATGACGGCCGAAGGGCTCAGGAGGCTCGCGGACGAACTGAAGCAGCTCAAGAGCGTCGAGCGCCCCGCCATCATCAAGGCGATTGCGGCGGCGCGCGAGCATGGCGATTTGTCGGAGAACGCCGAGTACACATCGGCCCGCGAACGGCAGGGTTTCATCGAGGGGCGCATCGCCGAGGTCGAAGACATCATCTCGCGCGCCGAGGTGATCGATTTCAGCAAGCTCTCGGGCAAGGTGGTGAAATTCGGCGCGACCGTGAAGCTCGCCGACGAGGACACGGACGAGAAGGTGAAGTACCAGATCGTCGGCCCCTACGAGGCCGACCTGGCCAAGGGCCGCATCTCGGTGACGTCACCGATCGGCCGCGCCCTCATCGGCAAGACCGTCGGCGACACCGTCGAGGTGCAGACGCCGCGCGGCGCGCGCTCCTACGAGGTCGTGGGCGTCCAGTTCAAATAG